The Oncorhynchus nerka isolate Pitt River linkage group LG24, Oner_Uvic_2.0, whole genome shotgun sequence genome has a window encoding:
- the LOC135564263 gene encoding uncharacterized protein LOC135564263, producing the protein MSTSSGLPQHLLPVSSQHLPPVSPQHLLPVSPQHLPPVSPQHLPPVSSQHLPPVSPQHLLPVSPQHLPPVSPQHLLLVSPSTSFRSPQHLLRFSPSTSFRSPPSTSFRSPPAPPPVSPSTFLRSPPAPPSGLPQHLLRSPQHLLPVSPSTSFRSPPAPPSGLLPAPPSGLPSTSFRSPPAPSSGLPQHLLRSPPAPSSGLPSTSFRSPQHLLRSPPAPPSGLPQHLLPVSPAPSSGLPSTSFRSPPSTSFRSPPSTFLRSPPSTFLRPRPSTFLRPRPSTFLRPRPSTFLRPHLSTFLRPRPSTFLRPRLSTFLRPRPSTFLRPRPSTFLRPRLSTFLRPHLSTFLRPRLSTFLRSPPSTFLRSPPAPSSGLPPAPSSDLASAPSSDLTPAPSSGLPQHLPPTSPQHLTPTSPQHLTPTSPQHLPPTSPQHLPPTSPQHLPPVFPSTFLRSPPAPSSGLSQHLPPTETHHHQHYTNLF; encoded by the coding sequence ATGAGCACCTCCTCCGGTCTCCCCCAGCACCTCCTTCCGGTCTCCTCCCAGCACCTTCCTCCGGTCTCCCCCCAGCACCTCCTTCCGGTCTCCCCCCAGCACCTTCCTCCGGTCTCCCCCCAGCACCTTCCTCCGGTCTCCTCCCAGCACCTTCCTCCGGTCTCCCCCCAGCACCTCCTTCCGGTCTCCCCCCAGCACCTTCCTCCGGTCTCTCCCCAGCACCTCCTTTTGGTCTCCCCCAGCACCTCCTTCCGGTCTCCCCAGCACCTCCTTCGGTTCTCCCCCAGCACCTCCTTTCGGTCTCCTCCCAGCACCTCCTTCCGGTCTCCCCCAGCACCTCCTCCGGTCTCCCCCAGCACCTTCCTCCGGTCTCCCCCAGCACCTCCTTCCGGTCTCCCCCAGCACCTCCTCCGGTCTCCCCAGCACCTCCTTCCGGTCTCCCCCAGCACCTCCTTTCGGTCTCCCCCAGCACCTCCTTCCGGTCTCCTCCCAGCACCTCCTTCCGGTCTCCCCAGCACCTCCTTCCGGTCTCCCCCAGCACCTTCCTCCGGTCTCCCCCAGCACCTCCTCCGGTCTCCCCCAGCACCTTCCTCCGGTCTCCCCAGCACCTCCTTCCGGTCTCCCCAGCACCTCCTCCGGTCTCCCCCAGCACCTCCTTCCGGTCTCCCCCAGCACCTCCTTCCGGTCTCCCCAGCACCTTCCTCCGGTCTCCCCAGCACCTCCTTCCGGTCTCCACCCAGCACCTCCTTCCGGTCTCCACCCAGCACCTTCCTCCGGTCTCCCCCCAGCACCTTCCTCCGACCTCGCCCCAGCACCTTCCTCCGACCTCGTCCCAGCACCTTCCTCCGACCTCGCCCCAGCACCTTCCTCCGACCTCACCTCAGCACCTTCCTCCGACCTCGTCCCAGCACCTTCCTCCGACCTCGCCTCAGCACCTTCCTCCGACCTCGTCCCAGCACCTTCCTCCGACCTCGTCCCAGCACCTTCCTCCGACCTCGCCTCAGCACCTTCCTCCGACCTCACCTCAGCACCTTCCTCCGACCTCGCCTCAGCACCTTCCTCCGGTCTCCCCCCAGCACCTTCCTCCGGTCTCCCCCAGCACCTTCTTCCGGTCTCCCCCCAGCACCTTCCTCCGACCTCGCCTCAGCACCTTCCTCCGACCTCACCCCAGCACCTTCCTCCGGTCTCCCCCAGCACCTTCCTCCGACCTCACCCCAGCACCTTACTCCGACCTCGCCCCAGCACCTTACTCCGACCTCGCCCCAGCACCTTCCTCCGACCTCGCCCCAGCACCTTCCTCCGACCTCACCTCAGCACCTTCCTCCGGTCTTCCCCAGCACCTTCCTCCGGTCTCCCCCAGCACCTTCCTCCGGTCTCTCCCAGCACCTACCTCCGACCGaaacacatcatcatcaacattacACCAACCTCTTCTGA